The following proteins are encoded in a genomic region of Micrococcaceae bacterium Sec5.8:
- a CDS encoding VOC family protein produces MLKDLDVIAVLPAKDIVRASNFYRDVLGLEPAESMDEENLIYRCGTGTAFLLYQTGNAGSAKNTQMGWETNDIEAEVEDLRARGVVFEEYDFPGLKTENGIASTPVGKAAWFLDSEGNILNLSQGQ; encoded by the coding sequence ATGTTGAAGGATCTTGATGTCATAGCAGTCCTTCCTGCGAAGGACATCGTCCGGGCGAGTAACTTCTACCGCGACGTGCTCGGTTTGGAGCCGGCGGAGTCCATGGACGAGGAAAACCTGATATACCGCTGCGGCACAGGCACGGCGTTCCTTCTCTATCAAACGGGCAATGCCGGGAGTGCCAAGAACACCCAGATGGGGTGGGAAACAAACGACATCGAGGCCGAGGTCGAAGACCTGCGCGCCCGCGGTGTTGTCTTCGAGGAGTACGATTTTCCCGGTCTGAAAACAGAGAACGGCATAGCTTCGACGCCGGTTGGCAAGGCCGCGTGGTTCCTCGACAGTGAGGGCAACATTCTCAATCTGTCTCAGGGCCAATAG
- a CDS encoding MFS transporter: MSTTARRGSGLVLGVLGSGQFLMTLDSSVMNVSMATVAADLGTTITGIQTAITLYTLVMASLMITGGKVGTILGRRRAFALGLVIYAVGSSTTALAPNLAVLLIGWSLFEGIGAALIMPAIVSLVAANFPPERRAAAYGLVAAAGAMAVAAGPLIGGAVTTFASWRYVFVGEVVMVLLILLVLRRVEDIAPAKVRLDLAGSGLSILGLGTVVYGVLRSGEWGWVQAKPGAPTLLGLSPVVWLLIGGMLVLYLFLRRTTHLASGGGDPLIDPGLFRNARLTGGLSVFFAQFLVQAGVFFTIPLFLSVVLELSALETGIRIFPLSVALILAAVGIPKVRPQASPRRVVRLGFFLMIAGILVLVAGMDPGADARIVAVPMLLMGFGLGALSSQLGAVTVSAVPDSQSAEVGGLQNTATNLGASLGTALIGSVLIATLGTSLMAGIQDNPAVPSQVQDQAKVQLASGVPFLSDTQLRGALDRAGVDQTTADAVMSVNSVSRLDALRTALALSALLAIAGLFMTGRLPGEAVSAQERPPAALTAEAGTIGPETD; this comes from the coding sequence GTGTCAACCACGGCCCGGAGAGGCTCCGGGCTAGTGCTGGGGGTGCTGGGTAGCGGCCAGTTCCTGATGACGCTGGACAGTTCGGTGATGAACGTTTCGATGGCCACGGTGGCCGCCGACCTCGGAACGACGATCACCGGCATCCAGACGGCGATCACCCTCTACACGCTGGTCATGGCATCACTGATGATCACCGGCGGCAAGGTGGGGACCATCCTCGGGCGCCGCCGGGCGTTCGCGCTGGGTTTGGTCATTTACGCGGTCGGCTCGTCGACCACGGCGCTGGCCCCCAACCTCGCCGTTCTTCTCATCGGTTGGTCCCTCTTTGAGGGGATCGGCGCTGCCCTGATCATGCCCGCCATCGTCTCGCTGGTCGCGGCCAATTTTCCGCCGGAGCGCCGCGCCGCCGCCTACGGACTTGTGGCTGCGGCAGGCGCCATGGCGGTCGCCGCCGGCCCGCTGATCGGCGGCGCCGTGACGACTTTTGCTTCCTGGCGGTATGTCTTCGTCGGCGAAGTCGTCATGGTCCTGCTGATCCTGCTGGTCCTGCGCCGGGTCGAGGACATTGCTCCGGCCAAGGTCCGGCTGGATCTGGCGGGTTCCGGATTGTCCATCCTCGGACTCGGAACGGTCGTTTACGGCGTGCTGCGCTCCGGCGAGTGGGGCTGGGTACAGGCCAAGCCGGGAGCACCGACTCTGCTTGGCCTCTCCCCCGTTGTGTGGCTGCTGATCGGCGGGATGCTCGTCCTGTATCTGTTCCTGCGGCGGACCACGCACCTGGCGTCTGGAGGTGGCGACCCGTTGATCGACCCCGGGCTGTTTCGAAACGCGCGTCTCACCGGCGGCCTCAGCGTCTTTTTCGCTCAGTTCCTGGTGCAGGCCGGGGTGTTTTTCACCATCCCGCTCTTCTTGTCCGTCGTGTTGGAACTGAGCGCGCTGGAGACCGGAATTCGGATCTTTCCACTGTCAGTTGCCCTGATACTGGCCGCCGTCGGCATCCCCAAGGTCAGACCGCAAGCCAGCCCCCGCCGCGTGGTGCGGCTGGGGTTCTTCCTGATGATCGCCGGCATCCTGGTCCTCGTGGCCGGGATGGACCCCGGCGCGGATGCCCGCATTGTCGCCGTGCCCATGCTGCTCATGGGTTTCGGGCTGGGGGCTTTGTCGTCCCAATTGGGTGCTGTCACGGTCTCCGCCGTACCGGACTCCCAATCGGCAGAGGTCGGCGGGTTGCAGAACACTGCCACCAACCTCGGGGCTTCCCTGGGCACCGCGCTGATCGGGTCGGTGCTCATCGCCACCCTCGGCACCTCACTGATGGCAGGTATCCAGGACAATCCCGCCGTTCCCAGCCAGGTGCAGGACCAGGCTAAGGTCCAGTTGGCCAGCGGCGTCCCCTTCCTGTCCGACACCCAGCTGCGGGGCGCGCTTGATCGCGCCGGCGTAGACCAGACGACGGCTGATGCCGTCATGTCCGTCAACTCCGTCTCCCGGCTGGACGCCCTGCGGACGGCTCTTGCCCTGAGCGCGTTGCTGGCGATCGCGGGATTGTTTATGACCGGCCGGCTCCCTGGCGAGGCCGTCAGCGCTCAGGAGCGCCCGCCCGCTGCGCTCACCGCCGAGGCCGGAACTATTGGCCCTGAGACAGATTGA